The Aurantiacibacter arachoides genome window below encodes:
- a CDS encoding COX15/CtaA family protein produces the protein MSALPTASDTANRERPRSIAVWLFVCAVLVLTMVAVGGITRLTESGLSITQWKPITGAIPPLSQADWQAEFDLYKATGEYRNVTGPAGMDLDAFKFIFFWEWFHRFLGRLLGLAFALPLAWFWVRRAIPAGYTPRLVALLALGGLQGAFGWFMVRSGLSGEMTDVSHFWLSIHLLTALFTLAGLVWTALDLRQHAQGRTAPSRLTRASLWVAAILFVQLLLGAWVAGLNAGLVSDTWPLMFGRLVPEANWANGVAWTFLHDPFWLHFLHRWWAFVAAAALVVLARRVRPLERRASIAINAMVGTQILLGIATVMSGVALWLAVAHQLVGALLVASFAWGAHVVGRREPEFPRAETSH, from the coding sequence ATGTCTGCCCTGCCGACCGCCAGCGACACCGCGAATCGCGAAAGGCCGCGTTCCATAGCCGTGTGGCTGTTCGTCTGCGCCGTGCTGGTCCTGACGATGGTGGCAGTCGGCGGTATCACCCGGCTGACCGAGAGCGGCCTTTCGATCACCCAATGGAAACCGATAACCGGCGCGATCCCGCCGCTGTCACAGGCCGACTGGCAGGCCGAATTCGATCTCTACAAGGCCACCGGCGAATACCGCAACGTGACCGGGCCCGCGGGGATGGACCTGGATGCCTTCAAGTTCATCTTCTTCTGGGAGTGGTTTCACCGCTTTCTGGGTCGGCTGCTCGGCCTCGCCTTCGCGCTGCCGCTGGCGTGGTTCTGGGTTCGCCGCGCCATTCCGGCAGGCTACACGCCGCGCCTCGTCGCGCTGCTGGCGCTGGGCGGTCTGCAGGGCGCGTTCGGCTGGTTCATGGTGCGCTCCGGCCTGTCGGGCGAGATGACCGATGTTTCGCACTTCTGGCTGTCCATCCACCTTCTCACCGCGCTGTTCACGCTGGCGGGGCTGGTGTGGACGGCACTGGACCTGCGGCAACACGCGCAAGGCCGGACCGCGCCCTCCCGGCTGACGCGCGCAAGCCTGTGGGTCGCGGCAATCCTGTTCGTGCAACTGTTGCTGGGCGCGTGGGTCGCCGGGTTGAATGCCGGGCTGGTGTCCGACACTTGGCCGCTGATGTTCGGTCGGCTGGTGCCCGAAGCGAACTGGGCGAACGGCGTGGCCTGGACGTTCCTGCACGATCCGTTCTGGCTGCATTTCCTCCACCGCTGGTGGGCCTTCGTGGCGGCGGCGGCGCTGGTGGTGCTCGCCCGCCGGGTCAGACCGCTTGAGCGGCGCGCGTCGATCGCCATCAACGCCATGGTCGGCACGCAGATCCTGCTCGGCATCGCTACCGTGATGAGCGGCGTTGCGCTGTGGCTGGCCGTGGCGCACCAGCTGGTCGGCGCGCTGCTGGTGGCGAGCTTTGCCTGGGGCGCCCATGTCGTGGGGCGCAGAGAGCCTGAATTTCCCCGCGCCGAAACCAGTCACTGA
- a CDS encoding AMP-dependent synthetase/ligase, producing the protein MFHVQLSEIDTAQNLVALFLQRADQQGDRPFLTAKIDGTWTPMSYAEAARQVCILAENLRAMGLKDGDRVVIVAENRPEWCIADLAIMAAGLVSTPAYTTNTEGDHCHILNDSGACAAIVSNAKLARVLLPAIMKTGKARHVVVMEGVSTAQSGAYDLHRWDTMISGDAEAARHAVDARIAGIGREDMACIIYTSGTSGAPRGVMLPHRAILHNAGAAAYVLSEEFGWGEERFLSFLPLSHAMEHSAGLYLPIGLGADIWFAEGLDKLSSNLEEAQPTFMIVVPRLFEVLREKMIKTIAKQGKLANFLLGRALSLGEKQVAGHDGLLTRPDQWLLSATLRPKIRQRFGGRIKALVSGGAPLNPEVGGFFSAMGLTMLQGYGQTESAPVISVNLPSVGIKLDTVGPPLRGVDVRIAEDGEILVRGDLVMLGYWGRPEDTERALEGGWLHTGDVGHIDDKGRIKITDRKKDIIVNDKGDNVAPQKLEGMLTLQPEIAQAMVAGDKRPYMVALLVPDCEWAHQWAMDNGEKFDMASLQGLPAFRSAMKAAVDRTNAELSVIEKIRKFTLADEPFSVENNMMTPTLKIRRPFIKAQYGDKLDALY; encoded by the coding sequence ATGTTCCACGTGCAGTTGAGCGAAATCGACACCGCGCAAAACCTCGTTGCATTGTTCCTGCAACGCGCGGACCAGCAGGGCGACAGGCCCTTCCTCACCGCCAAGATCGACGGCACATGGACGCCGATGTCCTATGCCGAGGCCGCGCGGCAGGTGTGCATCCTTGCCGAGAACCTGCGCGCCATGGGACTGAAGGACGGCGATCGCGTGGTGATCGTGGCGGAGAACCGGCCCGAATGGTGCATCGCCGACCTGGCCATCATGGCAGCGGGGCTCGTCTCCACGCCCGCCTACACCACCAATACCGAAGGCGATCACTGCCACATCCTGAACGATTCGGGCGCCTGCGCCGCGATCGTATCCAATGCCAAGCTTGCTCGCGTGCTGCTTCCGGCGATCATGAAGACTGGCAAGGCGCGCCACGTGGTGGTGATGGAGGGCGTTTCCACCGCCCAGTCCGGCGCCTACGATCTGCACCGCTGGGACACGATGATCAGCGGCGATGCCGAGGCCGCGCGCCACGCCGTCGACGCACGCATTGCCGGCATCGGCCGTGAGGACATGGCCTGCATCATCTACACCAGCGGCACCAGCGGCGCGCCGCGCGGCGTCATGCTGCCCCACCGCGCGATCCTGCACAATGCCGGGGCGGCGGCTTACGTCCTGAGCGAGGAGTTCGGCTGGGGCGAGGAGCGGTTCCTGTCGTTCCTGCCGCTCAGCCACGCCATGGAACATTCCGCCGGGCTCTATCTGCCCATCGGCCTTGGCGCCGACATCTGGTTCGCCGAGGGGCTCGACAAGCTTTCCAGCAACCTGGAGGAAGCCCAGCCGACCTTCATGATCGTCGTCCCGCGCCTGTTCGAGGTTCTGCGCGAGAAGATGATCAAGACCATCGCCAAGCAGGGCAAGCTGGCCAATTTCCTGCTGGGGCGCGCGCTGAGCCTGGGGGAGAAGCAGGTCGCGGGGCACGATGGCCTGCTCACCCGGCCCGACCAGTGGCTGCTGTCCGCAACGCTGCGCCCGAAAATCCGCCAGCGGTTCGGCGGCCGGATCAAGGCGCTGGTTTCTGGCGGGGCGCCGCTCAACCCCGAGGTCGGCGGGTTCTTTTCCGCCATGGGGCTGACCATGCTGCAGGGCTACGGCCAGACCGAGAGCGCCCCCGTCATCAGCGTCAACCTGCCGTCTGTCGGCATCAAGCTCGATACCGTCGGCCCGCCGTTGCGCGGGGTGGACGTCCGCATTGCCGAGGATGGCGAGATCCTGGTGCGCGGCGACCTGGTGATGCTGGGATACTGGGGCCGGCCCGAGGATACCGAGCGCGCGTTGGAGGGCGGCTGGCTGCACACGGGCGACGTGGGCCATATCGACGACAAGGGCCGCATCAAGATCACCGATCGCAAGAAGGACATCATCGTCAACGACAAGGGTGACAACGTCGCACCGCAGAAGCTGGAAGGGATGCTGACCCTGCAGCCCGAGATCGCCCAGGCCATGGTCGCTGGCGACAAGCGGCCCTACATGGTCGCCCTGCTGGTGCCCGATTGCGAATGGGCCCACCAGTGGGCGATGGACAATGGCGAGAAGTTCGACATGGCATCGCTGCAAGGCCTGCCCGCCTTCCGCAGCGCAATGAAGGCCGCCGTCGACCGCACCAATGCCGAGCTTTCGGTGATCGAGAAGATCCGCAAGTTCACCCTCGCCGACGAGCCGTTCAGTGTCGAGAACAACATGATGACCCCGACGCTGAAGATCCGCCGCCCGTTCATCAAGGCACAGTACGGCGACAAGCTGGACGCGCTCTACTAG
- the ggt gene encoding gamma-glutamyltransferase, which yields MMPRLSAFVLAPLLLGACTTIPGESPARTAGPDTLATGMVSAADPRAAAAGAQILRQGGSATDAAIAVMLALTVVEPQSSGIGGGGFYVHAAPDGTVETIDGRETAPAEAGPGWFLGPDGAPMPFMDAVIGGRSVGVPGNIALAALAHRDHGVLPWADLFAPAIALAREGWSLSQRGAEFAANARNRSAHEAAGRALFFDADGTVRPVGTRLTNPALADTLQAIAAGGPRAFYRDRAEALAQHVAAATPGEAAMRAADLQDYAAAEREPLCGTYRRYRICGMGPPSSGATTVLAILGQLERFDMAALGPQSATAWHLFAESQRLAYADRELYLADSDFVSVPAAALVDPDYLATRSQLLSVDNRMASVAAGRPGVPQACAGCAADGDEPPENGTSHFAVVDAGGNAVSYTSTIEGPFGSGLMFGGFYLNNELTDFSFSPQRDGVPVANRVEGGKRPRSSMAPTMVFAPDGRLVLAIGAAGGATIPVQVSKALIGYIDWGLSAQDAIALPLLFSPGDGVTLEQGSTLVTLRPALEALGHPVAVRDLPLKANAVEWRDGRWIGAFDPRSEGAAVAP from the coding sequence ATGATGCCGCGCCTTTCCGCTTTCGTCCTTGCTCCGCTGCTGCTGGGTGCCTGCACCACGATCCCTGGCGAATCGCCCGCCCGGACTGCCGGGCCTGACACGCTCGCCACGGGAATGGTCAGCGCCGCGGACCCGCGTGCGGCTGCGGCGGGAGCGCAGATATTGCGGCAGGGCGGCAGCGCGACCGATGCGGCCATCGCGGTGATGCTGGCCCTGACCGTGGTCGAACCGCAGAGTTCGGGCATCGGCGGAGGCGGCTTCTACGTCCATGCCGCGCCCGATGGCACCGTGGAGACGATCGACGGGCGCGAAACGGCACCCGCCGAGGCCGGGCCGGGCTGGTTCCTCGGCCCCGATGGCGCGCCGATGCCTTTCATGGACGCGGTGATCGGCGGCCGCTCGGTCGGCGTGCCGGGCAACATCGCCCTGGCTGCGCTCGCGCACCGCGATCACGGTGTGCTGCCCTGGGCCGACCTGTTCGCCCCTGCCATCGCGCTGGCCCGCGAGGGCTGGTCGCTGAGCCAGCGTGGCGCCGAATTCGCCGCCAATGCGCGCAATCGTTCCGCGCACGAGGCGGCAGGACGGGCGCTGTTCTTCGATGCCGATGGCACGGTGCGGCCCGTGGGTACGCGGCTGACCAACCCGGCGCTCGCCGATACGCTGCAGGCCATCGCCGCGGGCGGCCCGCGGGCCTTTTACCGCGATCGCGCCGAGGCGCTGGCCCAGCATGTCGCCGCCGCGACGCCGGGGGAGGCGGCGATGCGCGCCGCGGACCTGCAGGATTATGCGGCCGCCGAGCGCGAGCCGCTGTGTGGCACATACCGGCGCTACCGCATCTGCGGCATGGGCCCGCCGTCTTCCGGCGCGACGACGGTGCTGGCCATTCTCGGCCAGCTCGAACGCTTCGACATGGCGGCGCTGGGTCCGCAATCGGCGACCGCCTGGCACCTGTTCGCGGAAAGCCAGCGCCTCGCCTATGCCGACCGTGAGCTCTACCTGGCCGACAGCGATTTCGTCTCCGTGCCCGCCGCAGCGCTGGTGGACCCGGATTACCTCGCCACGCGCAGCCAATTGTTGAGCGTCGACAATCGCATGGCGAGCGTTGCAGCGGGGCGGCCGGGCGTGCCGCAGGCCTGCGCCGGCTGCGCCGCCGACGGGGACGAACCGCCGGAAAACGGCACGAGCCATTTCGCCGTAGTCGATGCCGGCGGCAACGCCGTCTCCTACACCTCCACCATCGAGGGGCCGTTCGGGTCGGGCCTGATGTTCGGCGGGTTCTACCTCAACAACGAATTGACCGATTTCAGCTTCTCGCCCCAGCGCGACGGCGTACCCGTGGCCAACCGGGTCGAAGGCGGCAAGCGGCCGCGGTCCTCGATGGCGCCAACGATGGTGTTCGCGCCCGATGGCCGGCTGGTGCTGGCCATCGGCGCGGCGGGCGGGGCCACCATCCCGGTGCAGGTGTCCAAGGCGCTGATCGGCTACATCGACTGGGGTTTGAGCGCGCAGGACGCGATCGCCCTGCCGCTGCTGTTTTCCCCCGGTGATGGCGTCACGCTGGAACAGGGCAGCACGCTCGTCACACTGCGTCCCGCGCTGGAGGCCTTGGGCCACCCGGTGGCGGTGCGCGACCTGCCGCTCAAGGCCAATGCCGTCGAATGGCGCGACGGGCGATGGATCGGCGCCTTCGATCCGCGCAGCGAGGGTGCGGCAGTCGCGCCCTGA
- the thiS gene encoding sulfur carrier protein ThiS, whose translation MPDQLSLTVNGETRRTAAATIAALVRELGLTPAKVAVEHNGAIAARSTLEQVALADGDSLEIVHFVGGGSGEDADDSWEVAGHRFTSRLIVGTGKYRDFAQNAAAVAAAGAEIVTVAVRRVNISDPSQPVLMDHIDPAKVTYLPNTAGCFTADEAIRTLRLAREAGGWDLVKLEVLGEAKTLYPDMRETLKACEVLSGEGFKPMVYCTDDPIAAKQLEEAGAVAIMPLGAPIGSGLGIQNQVTIRLIVEGATVPVLVDAGVGTASDAAVAMELGCDGVLMNTAIAEAKDPVRMARAMRLAVEAGRLAYLSGRMGRRRYADPSSPLAGLI comes from the coding sequence ATGCCGGATCAGCTTTCCCTCACCGTCAATGGCGAGACCCGCCGCACCGCCGCCGCCACCATCGCCGCGCTCGTTCGCGAGCTTGGCCTGACGCCGGCAAAGGTCGCCGTGGAGCACAACGGCGCGATTGCCGCCCGCTCCACGCTGGAACAGGTCGCACTGGCGGACGGCGACAGCCTGGAGATCGTGCACTTCGTCGGTGGCGGTTCGGGCGAGGACGCGGACGACAGCTGGGAAGTTGCAGGGCATCGGTTCACCAGCCGGCTGATCGTGGGCACCGGCAAGTACAGGGATTTCGCCCAGAACGCCGCCGCCGTGGCAGCGGCGGGTGCCGAGATCGTCACCGTGGCGGTGCGCCGGGTGAATATTTCCGATCCCAGCCAGCCAGTGCTGATGGATCATATCGATCCCGCCAAGGTCACCTACCTTCCCAACACGGCGGGCTGCTTCACCGCCGACGAGGCGATCCGCACGCTGCGGCTGGCGCGCGAGGCGGGCGGCTGGGACCTGGTGAAGCTGGAGGTGCTGGGCGAGGCGAAGACGCTCTACCCTGATATGCGCGAGACGCTGAAGGCCTGCGAGGTGCTCAGCGGCGAGGGGTTCAAGCCCATGGTCTATTGCACCGACGATCCGATCGCGGCGAAGCAGCTGGAAGAGGCAGGCGCGGTGGCGATCATGCCGCTGGGCGCGCCCATCGGCAGCGGGTTGGGGATCCAGAACCAGGTGACCATCCGCCTGATCGTGGAGGGCGCGACGGTGCCCGTCCTCGTCGATGCGGGCGTTGGCACGGCCAGCGACGCGGCGGTGGCGATGGAGCTGGGCTGCGACGGCGTGTTGATGAACACCGCCATCGCCGAGGCCAAGGACCCTGTTCGCATGGCCCGCGCGATGCGACTGGCGGTGGAGGCCGGGCGCCTCGCCTACCTTTCGGGCCGGATGGGGCGGCGCCGGTATGCCGATCCCAGCAGCCCCCTGGCGGGCCTGATCTAG
- a CDS encoding MerC domain-containing protein, which produces MAQIAPWIRGKLDRAGMILSALCLLHCVGTLVLVAGLGMGASFLLDPAIHKVGLALATLIAGVAIGLGALRHRRAAPFVVAMTGLTFMGGALAAGHGAHEAVLTIIGVVLVTGGHLLNLRHA; this is translated from the coding sequence ATGGCGCAGATCGCACCCTGGATTCGCGGCAAGCTCGATCGCGCCGGCATGATATTGTCGGCGCTTTGCCTGCTGCATTGCGTGGGCACCCTGGTGCTGGTCGCCGGGCTGGGCATGGGGGCAAGCTTCCTGCTCGATCCGGCGATCCACAAGGTCGGGCTGGCACTGGCGACTCTGATCGCGGGTGTTGCCATCGGCCTTGGTGCCTTGCGGCATCGCCGCGCCGCGCCGTTCGTGGTGGCGATGACCGGCCTTACCTTCATGGGCGGCGCGCTTGCCGCCGGGCACGGCGCACACGAAGCGGTGCTGACGATCATCGGCGTGGTGCTGGTCACCGGCGGGCACCTGCTGAACTTGCGTCACGCCTGA
- a CDS encoding calcium:proton antiporter, producing the protein MPDPQTRRPPLWTIIAPGLAMAGLLVGEPSSLLVAGLLGVLLGGAILASVYHAEVLAHYLGEPFGTLVLALAVTIIETSLIVSIMLGEGSGAQTLARDTLIAAIMITINAIVGVCLLVGGGRHYEQGYTQSGVSVGLAMLSTLAVLTLILPNFTVSERGPFYTDSQLIFVAVISLVVYGTFVMAQTIRHRDHFLYADPAADAVVHVAVPRNLVGVSAAILVVTLVAVVLLAKMLSSSIEDAVGAIGAPQALVGVIIASLVLAPEGFAALSAARQNRVQTSLNLALGSALATIGLTIPAVAIAALAMGLDLELGLSMRSTVLLALTLLVATLTLSTGRTTIVHGVIHLVIFASYLFITIIP; encoded by the coding sequence ATGCCGGACCCCCAAACACGCCGACCCCCGCTGTGGACCATCATCGCCCCGGGACTGGCGATGGCCGGTCTGCTGGTTGGAGAGCCATCGAGCCTGCTCGTCGCCGGCCTGCTGGGCGTGCTGCTGGGCGGTGCGATCCTTGCATCGGTCTATCACGCAGAGGTGCTGGCGCATTACCTGGGAGAACCCTTCGGAACGCTGGTGCTGGCCCTGGCGGTCACCATCATCGAAACCTCGCTGATCGTCTCGATCATGCTGGGCGAGGGGTCGGGCGCGCAGACGCTGGCCCGCGATACGCTGATCGCGGCGATCATGATTACCATCAATGCCATCGTCGGGGTGTGCCTGCTGGTCGGCGGAGGGCGCCATTACGAGCAGGGCTATACGCAATCGGGCGTCAGCGTGGGGCTGGCCATGCTGTCCACCTTGGCGGTGCTGACGCTGATCCTGCCCAACTTCACCGTGAGCGAGCGCGGGCCGTTCTATACCGACAGCCAGTTGATCTTCGTCGCCGTGATTTCCCTGGTGGTCTACGGCACGTTCGTGATGGCGCAGACCATCCGCCACCGCGATCATTTCCTCTATGCCGATCCGGCCGCCGACGCAGTGGTTCACGTCGCCGTGCCGCGCAATCTGGTCGGCGTATCGGCGGCCATTCTGGTCGTCACCCTGGTCGCGGTCGTGCTGCTGGCAAAAATGCTGTCATCCTCGATCGAGGATGCCGTGGGCGCGATCGGGGCGCCCCAGGCGCTGGTTGGCGTCATCATCGCGTCCCTCGTCCTTGCGCCCGAAGGCTTTGCCGCGCTGTCAGCGGCGCGCCAGAACCGGGTGCAGACGAGCCTCAACTTGGCGCTGGGATCGGCGCTGGCGACCATCGGCCTGACCATCCCCGCCGTCGCCATCGCCGCGCTGGCCATGGGGCTCGATCTGGAGCTCGGACTGTCGATGCGCTCTACCGTGCTGCTGGCGCTGACCCTGCTGGTGGCGACGCTGACGCTGTCGACCGGGCGCACGACCATCGTGCACGGCGTCATCCACCTGGTGATCTTCGCCAGCTACCTGTTCATCACGATCATTCCGTGA